The Lampris incognitus isolate fLamInc1 chromosome 4, fLamInc1.hap2, whole genome shotgun sequence genome segment TCTCATAAGAATCAGCATTGGTGTGCAGTGTCTATCTTCCCTCTCAGTACACACAATCATTTCCATTAGTTCCCCAAGAAATGTACCTATGACGTAAGAGTTGGTAATGACACAGGTGCAGTCACATGtatgcgcacatgcacacacacacacacgcacaaacacatataGACACAGGACAATGACCGAACCAGTTGAACTTTGAGAGGTTATTTTGCACTGTTGACACAGCTAATGCAAATGCTTACCTCCCAGCTTCTCAAACATTGCCACATAAGGATCACACAAGAATCAAACACAACCTTTCCGGTTTATAAAGGGAACCACCAGAGGGAAAATTGGATGATTTTGCAGTGTcctgtgatctgtctgtctcccctctcCTCCACTATGCTGCAAGGACTCCACTTCCAAGGTCCCCTGTGGTCCTGGTGGATTTTCCTGCTGTGTCTAATGCTTCCCAGAGTCCTGCAGGCTCAGTTTCCCAGGCCTTGCATCACCTCAGAGGCTCTGGAGAGCCGCACATGTTGCCCACTCTGGAGGGGGTCTCCCTGTGGCTTCAAATCAGGGAGAGGGGTCTGTGCACCCCATCCTGCTAAGGACCTCCCCAgaccagtcgactacagggtaAACTGGCCTCGTGCATTCTTTGATTCAGTCTGCACATGCCAGGGAAACTATGATGGGTTTGACTGTGGTCAGTGCCTGCCGGGTTGGAAGGGACCCCTGTGCATGCAACGGCACCACATTGAGAGGAAAGAGATAACAGACCTGactgatgaggagagagagacctTTCTTTCCAGCCTGGACAAGGCGAAATGGACCTTGAGCGACCGTTATATGATCCTTACCAGCAGCAACACCACAGTGGAGGGAAATAATGCATTTCACAACACAAGCGTGTATGACCTGTATGTATGGATGCACTACTATTCAGCCAAGAGTTACGTTCGTTCTGGGAACAATGCAGCCCATCGAGGTCCAGCTTTTGGCTTCTGGCACCGTGTGTTCCTACTCTTCATTGAGAGGGAGATTAGGGAACTGACAGGGGACCAGGACTTCTACATTCCCTACTGGGACTGGACCAGGACCAACAGCTGTAACATCTGCACCAACCAGTATCTTGGGGGAGTTGCCCCAGATGGACACATTGACGGTGCTTCACGTTTCTCAAAGTGGGAGGTGAGTTGCCCTCTGTCCATGTGGCCATCCGAGGCAAAGGATGAGGCTAAGAAACACAACTTCACACTGTGACATGTCCTACTAGGAGGCGAACAATATTACCAGGCTTAATAGGAGGACAATTCACAGATAAGGAGTCACTgattgtttcttttatttgatATTACGCTGAGGTAATGGCGCAATTATGACTTTCTATTTTACTTTATAAACACAAATTCGAAGCCCAACCATCTTCTCTCTTTAATCTGTATTTTTCCATCTTTTCCAACCCAACAGACGATATGTCCATTCCAGGAGTCTCTTAGCATAATCTGTATGGATCTGAATGACTCTGGACCTAAGTATCTGACCCGCAACCCTGGCAAGGACCCTGTGTTTTC includes the following:
- the LOC130111608 gene encoding tyrosinase-like → MLQGLHFQGPLWSWWIFLLCLMLPRVLQAQFPRPCITSEALESRTCCPLWRGSPCGFKSGRGVCAPHPAKDLPRPVDYRVNWPRAFFDSVCTCQGNYDGFDCGQCLPGWKGPLCMQRHHIERKEITDLTDEERETFLSSLDKAKWTLSDRYMILTSSNTTVEGNNAFHNTSVYDLYVWMHYYSAKSYVRSGNNAAHRGPAFGFWHRVFLLFIEREIRELTGDQDFYIPYWDWTRTNSCNICTNQYLGGVAPDGHIDGASRFSKWETICPFQESLSIICMDLNDSGPKYLTRNPGKDPVFSTLPTAGDVRDIMSAETFDTPPFNRQSRNSFRNKLEGFDIPQDSRHLNASMHNLIHRYLNGTMSLVPIAANDPVFMLHHSFIDKLLETWLREHGGATYPDSEQVHPAQRAQAYMAPFFPLRTNSFYWGKPAQSFGYSYKEHSLRHTETGESVRRGAAESAEDNTAGGVQWLWPVLGTLGVVVLCVMVVTAPGQGVNPLYAVWVKKRNEHSDASSPTSLATLETLSENVKPGPAMQGGENSEHPIDNENFSVNSGC